Genomic DNA from Halobaculum sp. CBA1158:
CAGAGGCCGTGACGGACGAGGCGCGACCCGACGAGGTGGCGACGCTGGGCGGCCACGACGCGGTCGCCGCCGCCGAGGACGACCTGCTCGACGCCGCCGAGACGATCCGCCGGGCGGTCATCGAGTCGCGTCCCATCGTCGTTCGCCACGCCGCGACCGCCGACGGCTACGTCGCCGGCGCGGCCGTCGAGCGCGCCGTGCTCCCGCTCGTGCGCGAGGAGCACGCGAAAAGCGACGCCGAGTACCACTACTTCACCCGGCGACCGCTCGACGAGCCGGTGTACGACATGGACGCGGCGACGAAGGACGCCACCCGGATGCTCCAGGACCGCGACCGCCACGACGAGAAGATCCCGCTGGTGCTTCTGGTCGGCACCGGCTCGACCGTCGAGTCCGAGGACGGCCTGGACCTGCTGGGCGTGTACGACGCCCAGCGCGTCGTCGTCGACGCCGCGACCGCGGACCCGGAGATCGCCGACGCCGTCGCGACGCTCGTCAACCCCGGACTCGCCGGGGCCGACGCCGGGGACCTGACCACGGGTGCGCTGGCGTCCGTGCTCGCGGCGACGGTCAACGACGAGGTCGCCGAGGACCTGTCGCACCTCCCCGCCGTCTCCTATTGGGAGGGCGCGCCCGAGGCGTACACCGACCTCGCGTCCGACGCCGGCTTCGACGCCGATCGGGTCGCGGCGCTTCGCGAGGCCGTGGCGCTCGAGGCGTACTACCAGAGCTATCAGGACAAGCGCGAGCTCATCACGGACATCCTCTTCGGCGAGGAGGGCGCGGACCTGGCGGACCACATCGCCGGGCAGTTCCGCGAGAAGCTGGAGACGGAACTCGACACCGCCGAGGCCAACATCGCCGAGCGCGAGGTCGACGGCCGCACGTTCGCCACGCTGGACGCCGACGCGTACAGCCATCGCTTCGACTTCCCGTCGACGACGCTCCTGGCTGACGAACTCCAGCGCCGGGGCGAGCGCGACGCGACAGTCGTGTACGGCACCGACGAGCTGTACGTCCGCGCCGACGGCGACGTGGACGTGCGCTCGGCCGCCGGCGACGCCGCCATGTCGGTGCCCGACGCGGGCGTCACCGCCGTCGGCGTCCGCCAGGGCCGCATCGAGTACCTGGCCGGCCGCCGCGACGAGGTCACCGACGCCGTCGTCGACGCGGTCGCCGGACAGCTGAACGACTGAGCGCGACGCGGACTGGCGGTTCTCTCGGGGCTCGTCTTCACCGGTGACCGACCGGTCGGTTCACCCGAACGCTCACGCGGTGGCACGTGCAGGCGGATCTCCGTGTCCGCTGGACGCAGACGGTCGGATCGATCCGATCCTCACGAACGAAACCCTTACCCTCCGAACGGGACCACTCACACGCAATGAGCGGCACCGCGGAGCCGGACCCCGAGCTGTCGGCGTACGCCGAGAAGTCCGACGAGCCCGAGGCGTTCGAGCGCGCCTGCGCCCGGATCGTCGAGCGGATCCTCGAGGGGGAAATCGACCGCGACGACCTCGAGTCCGCCAAGCTGGACGCCTGTTCGGAGTTCTCCTCCCCGAAGGTTCCGCAGAACACCGACCTCCTCCAGCGTGCCCCCGAGGGCCGCCGCGAGGCGGTCCGCGAAGTCGTCCGTCGAAAGCCCGTTCGCACAGCCTCGGGCGTCTCGCCGGTCGCGATCATGACCTCGCCCCACACCTGTCCGCACGGGAAGTGCCTCTACTGCCCCGGCGGTCCCGCCTCGGAGTTCGACTCCTCCCAGAGCTACACCGGCCACGAGCCCGCCGCCGCCCGCGGCCAACAGAACGACTACGACCCGTACGGACAGGTCACCCTCCGGCTGGAACAGCTGCGCCACATCGGCCACCCGGTCGACAAGGCCGAACTCATCCTCATGGGCGGGACGATGACGGCGCGCTCGCACGACTACCAGGAGTGGTTCGTCAAGCGGGCGCTGCAGGCGATGAACGAGTACGACACCGAGGCACGGCCGAACCCCGCCGAGGGACGCAGCTTCGCACAAGAGCCGGAGGCGTACGACTTCGAGTACCTGGAGGACGTGAAGAGCCGGAACGAAGAGGCGGACGTGCGATGCGTCGGGATCACCTTCGAGACCAAGCCCGACTGGTGCGACCCCGAGCAGATCGACCGGATGTTGAAGCTCGGGGGGACGAAGGTCGAGGTGGGCGTTCAGACCACCTACGAGCGCGTGAACCGCGAGATGCACCGCGGCCACGGCAACCAGGCGTCGATCGACGCGAACCGTCGGCTGCGCGACGCCGCGTTCAAGGTGGGCTTTCACATGATGCCGGGACAGCCGGGGATGACGAGGGAGATGTGCCGCGAGGACTTCCGCCAACTGTTCGAGAACCCCGACTGGCGGCCCGACTACCTGAAGATCTATCCGACGCTCGTCGTCCGCGGGACCCGCGTGTACGACTCGTGGCGGCGCGACGAGTTCGAGCCCCTCTCGAACGAGGAGGCCGCCGACCTCGTCGCCGACGCGATGGATCAGATTCCGAAGTACTGCCGGCTCCAGCGCGTCCAGCGCGACATCCCCGCCGACTTCATCGACGCCGGCGTCTGGAAGTCGAACCTCAGGCAGTTGGCGGAGGAGCGCGCCGCGGAGAAGGGCCACGAGTTACGGGACATCCGCGCCCGCGAGGTCGGGCACAACGACGCCGACCCGCGCCCCGAGGACGTGGAGTTGGACGTGACGACCTACGAGTCCGGCGGCGGCCTCGAACACTTCATCTCCTTTGAAGACTCGAAACAGGACCTCCTGGTCGGTTTCTGTCGGCTGCGGTTTCCCTCCTACTCGCACGCCGCGCCGGGTGCCGGCCCCGTCGCCGACGGCGACGCCGTCCGTCGGGAGCTGGCTGACGCCGCGCTCGTTCGCGAGTTACACGTGTACGGGTCGCCGGCGACGTTCGACGGCGCGGACGGCGACGCGGGAGCCGAACGCGAGAGCGGCGACTGGCAGCACCGTGGCTACGGTCGACGACTGCTGCGGAAGGCCGAAGACCTCGCGGCCGACGCGGGCTTCTCGAAGCTCTCGGTCATCTCGGGGATCGGCGTTCGCGGCTACTACCGCGACAAGCTCGGCTATCACCAGGACGGTCCGTACGTGAGCCGACGGCTGTAGCCGGTCGTCGGGACCGATCTCCGGCGCTCCCACCGCCGGAGTTTAATGCGGCCGTCGGTTCCCAGAGGTATGCAGGTGAGCTTCCTCGCCGCCCTCCGGGAGACGCTGGAGGGGTTCGTCACCACGGAGGCGCGGGTCTCCGCGACGGTCGTCCTGGTCACCGCGGCGACGGTCACAGCACTCGTTTTGACGCCGCGAGCGGTCCGGACGACTCACCGGATCGTCCGAGATCGCGTCCTCGGGCACGAACACGTGCCCGTGGAGGCGTCGACGTTCGACTGGGGCTTTCCGATCACGGCGGTCGTCAGGACGGTCCAGTTCGCGGTCGTGCTCGGGTGCGGACTCGCCACGCTCGTCGTGTGGGGGTACGTCGGCGTGGCGCTGGGCGTCCTCGACGCGATGGCCGCGACCGTGCCGGGGCTCGTTCGGCTGCTCGTCACCGTCGCGGTCGTCGCGGCCGCGCTCGTCGGTATCGACGTGCTGGAGCGTCGCCTGGAGGCGTACGCGCGGGAGTCCGACAACATCAACCAACATCAGAAGGGGATCGTCTTTCGCGTCCTCCAGATGAGCGTGCTCGGGGCCGCCGTCGTCGGGAGTCTCAGCGTCTGGGGTATCGACCTCAGCGGACTGCTCATCGGCGCGGGATTTCTCGGTATCGTCATCGGCACGGCCGCCCGCTCGACCATCGGCTCGCTCATCGCCGGGTTCGTCCTCATGTTCTCGCGGCCGTTCGAGCTGGGTGACTGGGTCGAGATCGACGGCGAGGAGGGGATCGTCACGGACATCACCGTGATCAACACCCGGATGCGCTCTGCCAACGGCGAAGTCGTCGTCATCCCCAACGACCGCGTCGCCAACGCGACCGTCTCCAACCGCACCCGGATGGGCCAACTCAGGCTCTCCGTCGACGTGGGGGTCGACTACGACGCCGACCTGGAGACCGCGGAGTCGGTCGTCAGCGACGCGCTCGAGGACGTGAGCCACGTCGAGGACAACCCCCTGCCGCAGGTCGTCCCGAAGGCGCTCGGCGACTCGGCGGTCGTGCTTGAGTGTCGCGTCTGGATCGACACCCCGAGCGCGCCCAAGCGCGCGCTGGCGACGGCCGCGGTCGTCCGCGAGGTGAAGGCCGCACTCGACGACGCGGGGATCAAGATCCCCTACCCGCAGCGGGAGGTCACCGGCCGCGAGGAGACCGGCGGACTCCGGGTCGCCGATGGCGACGGCGACCCGCTTGCTTCGCCCCCACCGTCGACGACCGACGACTGACGGCACCGCGGACGGCCGCGGTTCCGGGGACGCCGTCGCGCCCCCGTGGTCGGGTGACCCATACTTTTGTACCCCTCTCGCGGTGGTGTACCCGTGTTCGAGGGAGCGTTCGTCGATCTGGTCGGGACGGATCCCGTCGTGCAGGCGCTCGTCGCCGGGTGCGTCATCGCGGGGATCAACATGGTCGGGGCGCTGTTGGTGCTTTTCGTTCGCGATCCCAGCGAGCGACTGCTCGACGGGGCGCTGGGCTTCGCCGCGGGCGTCATGCTCGCGGCGTCGTTCACGTCGCTCATCGTCCCCGGCATCGACCTGACGGAAGTGATCGTTCCCGGCGTGCCGGCGACCGGCCTGCTCTCGCCGGTCCCCGTCCTCGTCGGGATCGTTCTCGGCGTCCTCGTGCTCGATCAGGCCGACCACTGGGTGCCGCACGTGCACGTCCTCGTCACGGGCCGAGAGCGGTCAGATCAGACGGTCGCCAGCGCGACGGTCGCCCCGGTAATCCTCTTCATCGTCGCCATCACGATCCACAACATGCCCGAGGGGTTGGCCGTCGGCGTCGGCTTCGGCTCCGGCGAGGTCGCAAACGGGCTCTCGCTCATGCTCGCGATCGGTCTCCAGAACGTCCCGGAGGGGCTGGCTGTGTCGGTCGCCGCGGTCAACGCCGGCTTCGACCGCCGGACGCACGCCGTGCTCACCGGGATCCGCTCGGGACTCGTCGAGATCCCCCTGACCGTGCTCGGCGCGCTCGCCGTCGCGGTCGCGGCACCGATCCTCCCGTACGCGATGGGCTTCGCCGCCGGCGGTATGCTGTTCGTCATCTCCGACGAGATCCTCCCGGAGACGCACTCGCGGGGTCACGAGCGGGTGGCGACGCTGGGGACGATGGTCGGCGTCGTGGTGATGCTGTACCTGGACGTCGCGCTCGCGGCGTGAGGCGACCGCTACGCTTCGGCGACGCCCCGCTACGTTTCCTCGACGCCAGCCGCGTCGGCGAACGCGCCCGCCAGCACCCGGGTCGCGGCCGCGCAGTCGTCCCAGTCGGTCCACTCGCGGGGGTTGTGGCTGATGCCGTCACGCGAGGGGGCAAAGAGGAGGCTCGCGTCCGTCACGTCGGCGACGTGCATCGTGTCGTGGGCCGCGCCGGAGTGCAGGTCCAGCGTCTCGATCCCGGCGTCGTCGCCGGCGCGATGGGCGGCCTCGCGGAGTCGCTCGGCCATCGGCGTCGGCTCGAGATCGAACGGCCGGGCGAACTCGGTGGCGACGCCGCGCTCGTCCTCGATGCGTCCGAGCGTGTCGCGGACGGCGT
This window encodes:
- a CDS encoding OB-fold nucleic acid binding domain-containing protein, yielding MGKCIICGTSVDGRICRSHQEDVVFEFRGNDPNQLVQNRFYTGVVDGYADFGVFIDLSSNVTGLLHRSELDRRIESLDWEPGDEVFVQVKNVRDNGDVDLAWSIRQSEREFRGALVQDGTDERERDADDGDDGDGGSGVTHRPTPDTPGEGDDDESDGESGGDETADDGSANSTDSSDSGGSGSSEAATDRSAGTSSASASTATDDSDDGDDIDAVRERNQATPDGEYERVDIGSLSNRVGETVRIEGEVVSARQTGGPTVFELRDETGVVDCAAFVKAGVRAYPDIESGDIVRLEGEVEVRRNEIQVETEALASLEGNEAEAVQRRLAEAVTDEARPDEVATLGGHDAVAAAEDDLLDAAETIRRAVIESRPIVVRHAATADGYVAGAAVERAVLPLVREEHAKSDAEYHYFTRRPLDEPVYDMDAATKDATRMLQDRDRHDEKIPLVLLVGTGSTVESEDGLDLLGVYDAQRVVVDAATADPEIADAVATLVNPGLAGADAGDLTTGALASVLAATVNDEVAEDLSHLPAVSYWEGAPEAYTDLASDAGFDADRVAALREAVALEAYYQSYQDKRELITDILFGEEGADLADHIAGQFREKLETELDTAEANIAEREVDGRTFATLDADAYSHRFDFPSTTLLADELQRRGERDATVVYGTDELYVRADGDVDVRSAAGDAAMSVPDAGVTAVGVRQGRIEYLAGRRDEVTDAVVDAVAGQLND
- a CDS encoding tRNA uridine(34) 5-carboxymethylaminomethyl modification radical SAM/GNAT enzyme Elp3 — encoded protein: MSGTAEPDPELSAYAEKSDEPEAFERACARIVERILEGEIDRDDLESAKLDACSEFSSPKVPQNTDLLQRAPEGRREAVREVVRRKPVRTASGVSPVAIMTSPHTCPHGKCLYCPGGPASEFDSSQSYTGHEPAAARGQQNDYDPYGQVTLRLEQLRHIGHPVDKAELILMGGTMTARSHDYQEWFVKRALQAMNEYDTEARPNPAEGRSFAQEPEAYDFEYLEDVKSRNEEADVRCVGITFETKPDWCDPEQIDRMLKLGGTKVEVGVQTTYERVNREMHRGHGNQASIDANRRLRDAAFKVGFHMMPGQPGMTREMCREDFRQLFENPDWRPDYLKIYPTLVVRGTRVYDSWRRDEFEPLSNEEAADLVADAMDQIPKYCRLQRVQRDIPADFIDAGVWKSNLRQLAEERAAEKGHELRDIRAREVGHNDADPRPEDVELDVTTYESGGGLEHFISFEDSKQDLLVGFCRLRFPSYSHAAPGAGPVADGDAVRRELADAALVRELHVYGSPATFDGADGDAGAERESGDWQHRGYGRRLLRKAEDLAADAGFSKLSVISGIGVRGYYRDKLGYHQDGPYVSRRL
- a CDS encoding mechanosensitive ion channel family protein, giving the protein MQVSFLAALRETLEGFVTTEARVSATVVLVTAATVTALVLTPRAVRTTHRIVRDRVLGHEHVPVEASTFDWGFPITAVVRTVQFAVVLGCGLATLVVWGYVGVALGVLDAMAATVPGLVRLLVTVAVVAAALVGIDVLERRLEAYARESDNINQHQKGIVFRVLQMSVLGAAVVGSLSVWGIDLSGLLIGAGFLGIVIGTAARSTIGSLIAGFVLMFSRPFELGDWVEIDGEEGIVTDITVINTRMRSANGEVVVIPNDRVANATVSNRTRMGQLRLSVDVGVDYDADLETAESVVSDALEDVSHVEDNPLPQVVPKALGDSAVVLECRVWIDTPSAPKRALATAAVVREVKAALDDAGIKIPYPQREVTGREETGGLRVADGDGDPLASPPPSTTDD
- a CDS encoding ZIP family metal transporter, translated to MFEGAFVDLVGTDPVVQALVAGCVIAGINMVGALLVLFVRDPSERLLDGALGFAAGVMLAASFTSLIVPGIDLTEVIVPGVPATGLLSPVPVLVGIVLGVLVLDQADHWVPHVHVLVTGRERSDQTVASATVAPVILFIVAITIHNMPEGLAVGVGFGSGEVANGLSLMLAIGLQNVPEGLAVSVAAVNAGFDRRTHAVLTGIRSGLVEIPLTVLGALAVAVAAPILPYAMGFAAGGMLFVISDEILPETHSRGHERVATLGTMVGVVVMLYLDVALAA